In Ailuropoda melanoleuca isolate Jingjing chromosome 7, ASM200744v2, whole genome shotgun sequence, one genomic interval encodes:
- the UCK1 gene encoding uridine-cytidine kinase 1 isoform X1, producing MASAGGGDCEGAAPEADRPHQRPFLIGVSGGTASGKSTVCEKIMELLGQHEVDHRQRKLVILSQDRFYKVLTPEQKAKALKGQYNFDHPDAFDNDLMHRTLKNIVEGRTVEVPTYDFVTHSRLAETTVVYPADVVLFEGILVFYSQEVRDMFHLRLFVDTDSDVRLSRRVLRDVRRGRDLEQILTQYTTFVKPAFEEFCLPTKKYADVIIPRGVDNMVAINLIVQHIQDILSGDLCKWQRGANGRSYKRTFPEPGDRPGVLTSGKRSHLESSSRPH from the exons ATGGCTTCGGCTGGAGGCGGCGACTGCGAGGGCGCCGCGCCGGAGGCGGACCGTCCTCACCAGCGGCCCTTCCTGATCGGAGTGAGCGGCGGCACCGCGAGCGGGAAG TCCACTGTGTGTGAGAAGATCATGGAGCTGCTGGGCCAGCACGAAGTGGACCACCGGCAGCGGAAGCTGGTCATCCTGAGTCAAGACAGGTTCTACAAGGTCCTGACCCCAGAACAGAAGGCCAAGGCATTGAAGGGACAGTACAATTTCGATCATCCAG ATGCTTTTGATAACGATCTGATGCACAGGACTCTGAAGAACATCGTGGAGGGCAGAACCGTCGAGGTCCCAACCTATGATTTTGTGACCCACTCAAG GTTAGCAGAGACCACGGTGGTCTACCCCGCAGACGTGGTCCTGTTCGAGGGCATACTGGTGTTCTACAGCCAGGAGGTCCGGGACATGTTTCATCTGCGCCTCTTCGTGGACACGGACTCCGACGTCAGGCTGTCGAGAAGAG TTCTCCGGGACGTGCGCCGCGGGCGGGACCTAGAGCAGATCCTGACCCAGTACACCACCTTCGTCAAACCTGCCTTCGAGGAGTTCTGCCTGCCG ACCAAGAAGTATGCGGACGTGATAATTCCTCGAGGGGTCGACAACATGG TGGCCATCAACCTGATCGTGCAGCACATCCAGGACATCCTGAGCGGCGACCTCTGCAAGTGGCAACGGGGAGCCAACGGGCGGAGCTACAAGAGGACATTTCCTGAGCCGGGAGACCGTCCCGGGGTGCTGACCTCTGGCAAGCGATCGCACCTGGAGTCCAGCAGCCGACCCCACTGA
- the PRRT1B gene encoding proline rich transmembrane protein 1B isoform X1, with translation MSVGSVMIAPFSFLTWLFVGFFLGADSKGGSGPGASEDPLSPALPQLPRRPQLLDGDGGPSEEAATDRDSSPAPEDPPANAQAQAEAVAASPAQAEAAGEARLGPKVAAGGVPNIGFVGEPPPYAPPDPKAVHLLYPPFPQGPVLFQPGPSPQALYPPPSATPLYPAPTAPQLFAPFPVYNSPVAGVPAPATVEHRPLPKDYMMESVLVTLFCCLLTGLIAIVYSHEVGGGGTVPGPCSPPSAGGVRVGGHIASGSATGAQEGGRNWGISAQLSGRPCPSWMATCPPPVSASYDRRSALENSATTIYNEGVND, from the exons atgtctgtaggatCTGTGATGATAGCCCCTTTTTCATTCCTGACATggttatttgtggggttttttcttg GAGCGGATTCAAAGGGGGGCAGCGGCCCCGGAGCCTCTGAGGACCCCCTGAGCCCTGCGCTCCCGCAGCTCCCGCGCCGCCCACAGCTCCTGGATGGGGACGGAGGGCCCAGCGAGGAAGCGGCCACAGATAGGGACAGCTCCCCGGCCCCAGAGGACCCCCCCGCCAACGCCCAGGCCCAGGCTGAGGCCGTGGCTGCGTCCCCTGCCCAGGCCGAGGCTGCGGGCGAGGCCCGGCTGGGGCCTAAGGTGGCGGCCGGCGGGGTGCCCAACATTGGCTTCGTGGGCGAGCCCCCGCCCTATGCGCCGCCGGACCCCAAGGCCGTGCACCTGCTCTACCCGCCCTTCCCGCAGGGGCCGGTCCTCTTCCAGCCCgggccctctccccaggccctgtACCCGCCGCCGTCGGCCACGCCCCTGTACCCTGCACCCACAGCGCCACAGCTCTTCGCACCCTTCCCCGTG TACAACAGCCCCGTGGCCGGCGTGCCGGCCCCTGCCACGGTGGAGCACAGGCCCCTGCCCAAGGATTACATGATGGAGTCAGTGCTGGTGACCCTGTTCTGCTGTCTGCTCACAGGGCTCATCGCTATTGTCTATTCGCACGAGGTAGGTGGGGGCGGCACAGTCCCGGGGCCATGCTCCCCGCCCTCTGCTGGCGGGGTCCGGGTGGGGGGGCACATAGCCTCTGGCTCAGCCACTGGCGCTCAGGAGGGTGGCAGGAACTGGGGGATCAGTGCTCAGTTGTCCGGGCGTCCTTGTCCCTCTTGGATGGCCACCTGCCcccctcctgtctctgcctcctaCGACCGGAGATCTGCTCTAGAAAATTCGGCTACAACAATTTACAATGAAGGTGTGAATGATTGA
- the PRRT1B gene encoding proline rich transmembrane protein 1B isoform X2 translates to MSVGSVMIAPFSFLTWLFVGFFLGADSKGGSGPGASEDPLSPALPQLPRRPQLLDGDGGPSEEAATDRDSSPAPEDPPANAQAQAEAVAASPAQAEAAGEARLGPKVAAGGVPNIGFVGEPPPYAPPDPKAVHLLYPPFPQGPVLFQPGPSPQALYPPPSATPLYPAPTAPQLFAPFPVYNSPVAGVPAPATVEHRPLPKDYMMESVLVTLFCCLLTGLIAIVYSHETRAALSRGALAQAEDASRKARSLVLFSLLFGVCVATSWVVYVVVALYLP, encoded by the exons atgtctgtaggatCTGTGATGATAGCCCCTTTTTCATTCCTGACATggttatttgtggggttttttcttg GAGCGGATTCAAAGGGGGGCAGCGGCCCCGGAGCCTCTGAGGACCCCCTGAGCCCTGCGCTCCCGCAGCTCCCGCGCCGCCCACAGCTCCTGGATGGGGACGGAGGGCCCAGCGAGGAAGCGGCCACAGATAGGGACAGCTCCCCGGCCCCAGAGGACCCCCCCGCCAACGCCCAGGCCCAGGCTGAGGCCGTGGCTGCGTCCCCTGCCCAGGCCGAGGCTGCGGGCGAGGCCCGGCTGGGGCCTAAGGTGGCGGCCGGCGGGGTGCCCAACATTGGCTTCGTGGGCGAGCCCCCGCCCTATGCGCCGCCGGACCCCAAGGCCGTGCACCTGCTCTACCCGCCCTTCCCGCAGGGGCCGGTCCTCTTCCAGCCCgggccctctccccaggccctgtACCCGCCGCCGTCGGCCACGCCCCTGTACCCTGCACCCACAGCGCCACAGCTCTTCGCACCCTTCCCCGTG TACAACAGCCCCGTGGCCGGCGTGCCGGCCCCTGCCACGGTGGAGCACAGGCCCCTGCCCAAGGATTACATGATGGAGTCAGTGCTGGTGACCCTGTTCTGCTGTCTGCTCACAGGGCTCATCGCTATTGTCTATTCGCACGAG ACCCGCGCGGCCCTGAGCAGGGGGGCCCTGGCCCAGGCGGAGGACGCATCCCGCAAGGCCCGCTCGCTCGTGCTCTTCAGCCTGCTCTTCGGGGTCTGCGTGGCCACCAGCTGGGTCGTCTACGTGGTCGTGGCGCTCTACCTCCCCTGA
- the UCK1 gene encoding uridine-cytidine kinase 1 isoform X2 — MASAGGGDCEGAAPEADRPHQRPFLIGVSGGTASGKSTVCEKIMELLGQHEVDHRQRKLVILSQDRFYKVLTPEQKAKALKGQYNFDHPDAFDNDLMHRTLKNIVEGRTVEVPTYDFVTHSRLAETTVVYPADVVLFEGILVFYSQEVRDMFHLRLFVDTDSDVRLSRRVLRDVRRGRDLEQILTQYTTFVKPAFEEFCLPNKRHWQSRWFTVKLDTQSPR; from the exons ATGGCTTCGGCTGGAGGCGGCGACTGCGAGGGCGCCGCGCCGGAGGCGGACCGTCCTCACCAGCGGCCCTTCCTGATCGGAGTGAGCGGCGGCACCGCGAGCGGGAAG TCCACTGTGTGTGAGAAGATCATGGAGCTGCTGGGCCAGCACGAAGTGGACCACCGGCAGCGGAAGCTGGTCATCCTGAGTCAAGACAGGTTCTACAAGGTCCTGACCCCAGAACAGAAGGCCAAGGCATTGAAGGGACAGTACAATTTCGATCATCCAG ATGCTTTTGATAACGATCTGATGCACAGGACTCTGAAGAACATCGTGGAGGGCAGAACCGTCGAGGTCCCAACCTATGATTTTGTGACCCACTCAAG GTTAGCAGAGACCACGGTGGTCTACCCCGCAGACGTGGTCCTGTTCGAGGGCATACTGGTGTTCTACAGCCAGGAGGTCCGGGACATGTTTCATCTGCGCCTCTTCGTGGACACGGACTCCGACGTCAGGCTGTCGAGAAGAG TTCTCCGGGACGTGCGCCGCGGGCGGGACCTAGAGCAGATCCTGACCCAGTACACCACCTTCGTCAAACCTGCCTTCGAGGAGTTCTGCCTGCCG AACAAAAGACATTGGCAGAGCAGGTGGTTTACGGTAAAACTCGACACCCAGTCCCCCCGGTGA
- the UCK1 gene encoding uridine-cytidine kinase 1 isoform X3, producing MASAGGGDCEGAAPEADRPHQRPFLIGVSGGTASGKSTVCEKIMELLGQHEVDHRQRKLVILSQDRFYKVLTPEQKAKALKGQYNFDHPDAFDNDLMHRTLKNIVEGRTVEVPTYDFVTHSRLAETTVVYPADVVLFEGILVFYSQEVRDMFHLRLFVDTDSDVRLSRRDQEVCGRDNSSRGRQHGGHQPDRAAHPGHPERRPLQVATGSQRAELQEDIS from the exons ATGGCTTCGGCTGGAGGCGGCGACTGCGAGGGCGCCGCGCCGGAGGCGGACCGTCCTCACCAGCGGCCCTTCCTGATCGGAGTGAGCGGCGGCACCGCGAGCGGGAAG TCCACTGTGTGTGAGAAGATCATGGAGCTGCTGGGCCAGCACGAAGTGGACCACCGGCAGCGGAAGCTGGTCATCCTGAGTCAAGACAGGTTCTACAAGGTCCTGACCCCAGAACAGAAGGCCAAGGCATTGAAGGGACAGTACAATTTCGATCATCCAG ATGCTTTTGATAACGATCTGATGCACAGGACTCTGAAGAACATCGTGGAGGGCAGAACCGTCGAGGTCCCAACCTATGATTTTGTGACCCACTCAAG GTTAGCAGAGACCACGGTGGTCTACCCCGCAGACGTGGTCCTGTTCGAGGGCATACTGGTGTTCTACAGCCAGGAGGTCCGGGACATGTTTCATCTGCGCCTCTTCGTGGACACGGACTCCGACGTCAGGCTGTCGAGAAGAG ACCAAGAAGTATGCGGACGTGATAATTCCTCGAGGGGTCGACAACATGG TGGCCATCAACCTGATCGTGCAGCACATCCAGGACATCCTGAGCGGCGACCTCTGCAAGTGGCAACGGGGAGCCAACGGGCGGAGCTACAAGAGGACATTTCCTGA